One window of the Eschrichtius robustus isolate mEscRob2 chromosome 13, mEscRob2.pri, whole genome shotgun sequence genome contains the following:
- the LOC137775482 gene encoding LOW QUALITY PROTEIN: taste receptor type 2 member 20-like (The sequence of the model RefSeq protein was modified relative to this genomic sequence to represent the inferred CDS: inserted 2 bases in 2 codons), producing the protein MLTLLLNTFSILVMTEFVLGNFANGFIALVNCIDWVKRQKVSSADGILTALAVSRIGLLWVILLNWYLIMFNPVLHSLKVRIIVYVAWTVSNHYSIWLATSLSIFYLFKITNFSSLIFLHLKWKVKSVVLMLMLGTSFVLVFQVVVXSINEAIQTNEYEGNITQKTKLRDILHLSNLPLFMLTNLTPFTMSLTTFLLLIFSLWKHLRKMQFNGKGSQDPSTKVHIKATQTVISTLLLFAIYFLALIVSVWSPNELQKEXVLMLFHTLGTSCPSVHSFILIWGNRKLTQAFLSFPWQPRCWLKERK; encoded by the exons ATGTTAACTTTACTACTGAACACTTTTTCCATTCTAGTAATGACAGAATTTGTTCTGGGAAATTTTGCCAATGGCTTCATAGCACTGGTGAACTGCATTGACTGGGTCAAGAGACAAAAGGTCTCTTCAGCTGATGGAATTCTAACTGCTCTGGCAGTCTCCAGAATTGGTTTGCTCTGGGTAATTTTACTAAATTGGTATTTAATTATGTTTAATCCAGTTCTACATAGTTTAAAAGTAAGAATTATTGTTTATGTTGCCTGGACAGTAAGCAACCATTATAGCATCTGGCTTGCTACTAGCCTTAGcatattttatttgttcaagATAACCAATTTCTCCAGCCTCATTTTTCTTCACCTGAAGTGGAAAGTTAAAAGTGTAGTTCTCATGCTGATGTTGGGGACTTCTTTCGTTTTGGTTTTTCAAGTTGTGG GTAGCATAAATGAGGCTATCCAGACAAATGAATACGAAGGAAATATCACTCAGAAgaccaaattgagggacattttacACCTTTCAAATTTGCCTCTGTTTATGCTAACAAACCTCACACCCTTTACTATGTCCCTGACAACTTTTCTGCTGCTAATCTTTTCCCTGTGGAAACATCTCAGGAAGATGCAGTTCAATGGCAAAGGATCCCAAGATCCCAGCACCAAGGTCCATATAAAAGCCACGCAAACTGTCATCTCCACTCTTTTGCTATTTGCCATTTACTTCCTGGCTCTAATCGTATCAGTTTGGAGTCCTAATGAGCTGCAGAAGG TGGTCCTCATGCTTTTCCACACTCTTGGAACCAGTTGCCCTTCAGTCCACTCATTTATCCTGATTTGGGGAAACAGGAAATTAACACAGGCCTTTTTGTCATTTCCGTGGCAGCCAAGATGCTggctgaaagaaaggaaataa